A genomic segment from Paenibacillus sp. FSL K6-1096 encodes:
- a CDS encoding response regulator transcription factor produces MMKVWRVVIVGCHPTSMLGTKLILEDEEELAVDGMYATWGECLPVVEELKPDLVLSDYQMPEGTVEQVLPELKKGSPNSHVIIMTEENDKDIFQPLIELGASGVLSKGATPGQLLQMINGIREGFLSIPLEWIEKGFRPVTSSRGLEGVMQLTQTEMFIMERIVQGITYDKIALEIQVSRRSIDNYLRKIYVKLDVSTRAQAIEKFALFSRQNKPIYA; encoded by the coding sequence ATGATGAAGGTCTGGCGGGTGGTCATTGTGGGGTGTCATCCCACAAGCATGTTAGGAACCAAACTTATACTTGAGGATGAGGAGGAGCTTGCGGTAGACGGAATGTACGCCACCTGGGGAGAATGCCTCCCGGTGGTTGAGGAGTTGAAGCCGGATTTGGTGCTCAGTGATTACCAGATGCCTGAAGGAACGGTGGAGCAGGTGCTGCCGGAGCTCAAAAAAGGCTCGCCAAACTCCCATGTCATTATTATGACGGAGGAGAACGACAAGGATATTTTTCAGCCTCTGATTGAGCTTGGAGCGAGCGGGGTATTGTCGAAGGGAGCCACCCCGGGACAGCTCCTGCAGATGATTAACGGAATCCGTGAAGGTTTCCTCTCCATTCCGCTGGAATGGATCGAGAAGGGCTTCCGGCCGGTCACCTCCTCCAGAGGACTGGAGGGCGTAATGCAGCTGACACAGACTGAGATGTTCATCATGGAACGCATTGTGCAAGGAATTACATACGATAAAATCGCACTGGAGATTCAAGTAAGCCGCCGCTCGATAGACAACTATCTGCGCAAGATTTATGTGAAGCTGGATGTCTCGACCCGGGCGCAGGCCATTGAGAAATTTGCACTGTTCTCCAGGCAGAACAAGCCAATCTACGCATAA
- a CDS encoding PLP-dependent aminotransferase family protein, with product MKYEFSSRAHTLLSSPLLSIRKQTRKGTLISLAEELPAEELFPLPLLSEAASTVISEDAGALQYGEPEGYGPLREWLTGDWLKSKGVAVPEGGVLLTTGSQQAIDLLCRVYIDPGDHVLVENPTSPGILQALRMQGAVIIPVQGDQEGLLPEHLRSMIRQYRPKMLFTAPSFTNPSGVLWSLARRQEILQLCISHNVLIVEDDSYGDLHFSRYDKHPSVKYPTLYAMENVSEGGHVLYIGSFSKTVAPALRTGWAAGSRELVGMMAAAKQMADWQSSSLNQRLLHHLLSVSAFDLREHIALLNREYHTRLKLMAELLKRPAWKSSVYDMPAGGMFLWVSLPEGLDAMALLRASLVKGVAFLPGPLCSVSGGSGRIRLNFSHPGRDELLLGMNLMSEAVTEFTARS from the coding sequence ATGAAGTATGAGTTCTCTTCGCGCGCACATACATTGTTATCTTCACCGCTGCTTAGCATCCGTAAGCAGACAAGGAAGGGTACGCTGATCTCGCTGGCAGAGGAGCTTCCGGCGGAGGAGCTGTTCCCGCTGCCGCTGTTATCTGAAGCAGCATCTACCGTCATCTCGGAGGATGCAGGGGCTCTCCAGTACGGGGAGCCTGAAGGATACGGCCCGCTGCGGGAATGGCTCACCGGAGACTGGCTGAAGAGCAAAGGTGTGGCGGTGCCCGAAGGCGGGGTGCTGCTGACAACAGGAAGCCAGCAGGCGATTGACTTGCTCTGCCGGGTATATATTGATCCGGGAGACCATGTGCTGGTGGAGAATCCGACCTCACCGGGGATTCTGCAGGCCCTGCGGATGCAGGGGGCCGTTATTATTCCGGTGCAGGGAGACCAGGAGGGGCTGCTGCCGGAGCATCTGCGCAGCATGATCCGCCAGTACCGGCCCAAGATGCTGTTCACCGCCCCTAGCTTCACCAACCCGAGCGGCGTGCTCTGGAGTCTCGCCCGGCGGCAGGAGATTCTGCAGCTGTGCATCTCGCACAATGTATTAATCGTTGAAGATGATTCATACGGGGACCTGCACTTCAGCCGCTACGATAAACACCCTTCGGTGAAATATCCCACCCTGTACGCTATGGAGAATGTCAGTGAAGGCGGACATGTGTTATACATCGGCTCCTTCAGCAAGACCGTCGCGCCTGCGCTGCGGACGGGCTGGGCGGCGGGAAGCCGGGAGCTGGTCGGCATGATGGCGGCTGCCAAGCAGATGGCGGACTGGCAGTCCAGCTCGCTGAACCAGCGGCTGCTGCATCATCTGCTGAGTGTCTCGGCGTTCGATCTGCGGGAGCATATCGCCCTGCTCAACCGCGAATACCATACCCGCCTGAAGCTGATGGCGGAGCTGCTCAAGCGGCCAGCCTGGAAGAGCAGCGTATACGATATGCCGGCAGGCGGCATGTTCCTCTGGGTATCGCTGCCGGAGGGCCTTGACGCCATGGCTCTGCTGCGCGCCTCCCTGGTGAAGGGGGTCGCCTTCCTGCCCGGCCCGCTCTGCTCGGTGAGCGGCGGCTCCGGCCGCATCCGGCTCAACTTCAGCCACCCCGGCCGGGATGAGCTGCTGCTCGGGATGAATC